From a region of the Desulfomonile tiedjei genome:
- a CDS encoding methylmalonyl-CoA mutase, with protein sequence MGKRDLKAAQDRWLEGPYREGLRGRGERKKAFATQSGLPIKPVYTPLDLEDIGFDYREDLGFPGQYPFTRGKDATGYRDNFWIFQQYAGFGDAEEANKRYRFLLEKGQTGVSIALDLPTQIGIDSDHPLAEGEVGKVGVAIDSLEDLEILFSGIPLNKPRQISLVANSVALIGLAMFIALAEKQKVSTQDTILRIQNDVLKEFIARGTYMCPPGPSLRMATDVVTYCAENHPNWLPMTICGYHIRESGSTAIQEIAFSLANAMEYMDHVHRKGFAMEKVLPKLSAFMSVNMDFFEEVAKFRALRRLWSTLFAQRYAIQDLSVLNFNLVNFTAGSSLTAQQPMNNIVRVTIECLAGVLGGCQSLFPCSMDEAYCTPSEQAVNVALRTQQIIAHETGVADTIDPLGGSYYVESLTKGIETEVIRYLAEVEQRGGSVKAIEQNYFQEEIAEASYRLQNEIENRERVIVGVNEYREKEETPIEVFKPPRDTAEKQHSKLKRIRENRNNSKVKGLLKEIERVAEGEDNLVPILVEAVKNYATLGEICDVFRKVYGGYEETAF encoded by the coding sequence ATGGGAAAACGAGATCTGAAGGCGGCGCAAGACCGATGGCTTGAAGGTCCCTATCGGGAAGGCCTGAGAGGCCGAGGAGAAAGAAAGAAGGCCTTCGCGACACAATCGGGGCTGCCTATTAAGCCTGTCTATACGCCTCTGGATCTTGAGGATATCGGGTTTGACTACCGGGAAGATCTCGGTTTTCCGGGACAGTACCCGTTTACCCGAGGAAAGGATGCAACGGGATACAGGGACAATTTCTGGATATTCCAACAGTATGCCGGGTTCGGGGATGCGGAGGAGGCGAACAAGAGGTATCGGTTTCTGTTGGAAAAGGGCCAGACAGGCGTCTCTATCGCTCTTGACCTTCCCACTCAGATTGGCATCGACTCGGACCATCCGCTTGCTGAAGGGGAAGTGGGCAAGGTAGGCGTGGCAATCGATTCTCTCGAAGACCTTGAGATCCTCTTCAGCGGCATCCCCCTCAACAAGCCGCGGCAGATCAGCCTTGTAGCCAATTCGGTTGCATTGATCGGCCTGGCCATGTTCATCGCGCTGGCGGAAAAACAGAAGGTCTCAACGCAGGACACGATCCTCCGCATCCAGAACGATGTCCTGAAGGAGTTCATAGCACGTGGCACCTACATGTGCCCTCCAGGCCCTTCCCTGAGAATGGCCACTGACGTGGTCACCTATTGCGCGGAAAATCACCCGAACTGGCTGCCCATGACCATATGTGGGTATCACATCCGGGAGAGCGGTTCCACGGCTATCCAGGAAATCGCTTTTAGCTTGGCCAATGCGATGGAGTACATGGACCACGTCCACCGAAAAGGCTTTGCCATGGAGAAGGTGCTTCCCAAGCTCTCCGCGTTCATGAGCGTTAACATGGATTTTTTCGAAGAGGTCGCCAAGTTCAGGGCCTTGAGAAGATTATGGTCCACCCTGTTCGCACAGAGATACGCTATCCAAGACCTATCGGTTCTCAACTTCAATCTGGTGAACTTCACAGCGGGAAGCAGCCTGACTGCGCAGCAGCCCATGAACAACATCGTTCGAGTCACCATCGAGTGCCTGGCCGGGGTGCTCGGCGGCTGCCAGTCTCTGTTCCCGTGTTCCATGGACGAGGCGTACTGCACTCCGTCGGAACAAGCTGTCAATGTTGCGTTGAGGACTCAGCAGATCATAGCCCATGAGACGGGCGTGGCCGACACGATTGATCCCTTGGGCGGCTCCTATTATGTGGAATCGCTTACAAAGGGCATTGAGACTGAAGTAATCCGCTATCTTGCGGAAGTCGAACAGAGAGGGGGCTCTGTAAAGGCCATAGAGCAAAACTATTTCCAAGAGGAGATAGCCGAGGCCTCGTACAGGCTTCAAAACGAGATAGAAAACCGGGAGCGGGTCATCGTTGGCGTCAATGAGTACCGGGAAAAGGAAGAGACCCCTATCGAGGTCTTCAAACCACCTCGCGACACTGCGGAGAAACAGCACTCCAAGCTGAAGAGAATAAGAGAAAACCGGAACAACAGCAAGGTCAAGGGCCTGCTGAAGGAGATCGAGCGCGTGGCTGAGGGTGAAGACAACCTGGTGCCCATTCTCGTAGAGGCTGTCAAGAACTACGCCACTCTCGGTGAGATTTGCGACGTCTTCAGGAAGGTCTATGGCGGGTACGAGGAGACCGCTTTTTAA
- the mce gene encoding methylmalonyl-CoA epimerase has translation MFEKIDHMGIAVHSLEKALKMYEEVYGLHPLKIQTLEDIHVRIAFIPLGEVLIELLEPTEEGAGRIGKFLQEQGEGFHHIAFRVKDIDAALSRLKETGARLRDEQPRPGGDDSRIAFIDPSFTQNVLTELVERKREVTGD, from the coding sequence ATGTTCGAAAAAATCGATCATATGGGCATCGCGGTCCACAGTCTGGAAAAGGCCTTGAAAATGTACGAGGAGGTTTACGGCCTCCATCCCCTGAAAATACAGACTCTTGAGGATATTCATGTGAGAATTGCCTTCATTCCCCTCGGAGAAGTCCTGATCGAACTGCTGGAGCCCACCGAGGAAGGCGCCGGCCGCATCGGGAAGTTCCTGCAGGAGCAAGGAGAAGGATTCCACCATATCGCTTTTCGAGTGAAGGACATTGATGCGGCCCTTAGCAGGTTGAAGGAAACGGGGGCTCGGCTCAGAGACGAACAACCCAGGCCCGGCGGTGATGATTCGAGAATTGCCTTTATAGATCCCTCTTTTACACAAAATGTTCTGACCGAATTGGTGGAAAGAAAAAGGGAGGTCACGGGTGACTGA
- a CDS encoding cobalamin B12-binding domain-containing protein: MERRLRILIAKPGLDGHDRGAKIVARALRDAGMEVIYTGRRQTPEQIVNSALQEDVDAIGLSILSGAHETMFKRVLGVLTERQAGDILVFGGGIIPPDDVAELKRLGIVEIFGPGSSMSEIVRIVQEEIRKRRDS; this comes from the coding sequence ATGGAACGCAGGCTGCGAATATTGATCGCCAAGCCAGGTCTGGACGGACATGACCGGGGCGCGAAGATTGTGGCTAGAGCGCTACGAGACGCGGGTATGGAAGTCATCTACACGGGAAGGCGCCAGACCCCTGAGCAAATTGTCAACAGCGCCTTGCAGGAAGATGTGGATGCGATCGGTCTCAGTATCCTGTCCGGCGCCCATGAAACCATGTTCAAAAGGGTCCTCGGTGTTCTGACGGAAAGGCAGGCCGGCGATATCCTGGTTTTCGGCGGAGGCATCATCCCCCCGGACGATGTGGCGGAGTTAAAACGGCTCGGCATCGTGGAGATATTCGGTCCGGGTTCTTCCATGAGCGAAATCGTCAGAATTGTACAAGAAGAGATCCGAAAGAGGAGAGACTCCTGA
- a CDS encoding tripartite tricarboxylate transporter permease, with product MDAVLSGFSIALQPWNLLFCLIGCLVGTLVGVLPGVGPVAAISILLPVTFKVSPVSGIIMLAGIYYGAMYGGSITSILVNLPGEAASVVTCMDGYQMARKGRAGPALGISAIGSFIGGTISVLGLMLVAAPLAQVALAFGPPEYFALMTVGMVVVTFLAGKSMIKSLLMAAVGVFLGCVGMDVISAKPRFTLGLGMLEDGLGLVPVIMGLYGIAEVLSNLEFSLKVSVFSTAIQKIWPTRDDFRRSIGPILRGTGLGFLVGTLPGGGAVLSSFLSYGMEKKLAKEPERFGQGAIEGVAGPETANNAATGGAFIPLFILGLPFNVVSAVLLGAMIIYGVRPGPMLLSTDPGLFWGVVSSMYIGNVMLLVLNLPLVGLWVKLLKIPYQFFFPLICLFCMIGVFSINQNIQEIYVMLLFGVVGYLLRKFEYDTAPLVLAMVLGPLYENALRQSLIMSDGSYAIFVSRPLSAACLVFAALLLIVPYLPRISFWRKKALEFAEEDS from the coding sequence ATGGACGCAGTCCTTAGCGGCTTCTCGATTGCCCTTCAGCCCTGGAACCTCCTATTCTGCCTGATCGGATGCCTAGTCGGGACGCTGGTCGGCGTGCTCCCCGGTGTGGGGCCCGTTGCCGCCATCTCCATCCTACTGCCCGTTACGTTCAAAGTGAGCCCGGTTTCCGGCATCATCATGCTGGCGGGGATCTACTACGGGGCCATGTACGGCGGCTCCATCACTTCCATCCTGGTGAACTTGCCCGGAGAAGCCGCGTCTGTGGTCACGTGTATGGATGGGTACCAGATGGCCCGCAAAGGCCGAGCAGGGCCTGCCCTGGGCATCAGCGCCATCGGCTCGTTTATCGGCGGGACGATCTCGGTCTTGGGACTCATGTTGGTGGCCGCGCCCTTGGCCCAAGTGGCCCTGGCGTTTGGCCCGCCCGAGTACTTCGCGCTGATGACCGTGGGCATGGTGGTCGTTACCTTCCTGGCGGGAAAATCCATGATCAAGTCCCTCCTCATGGCAGCAGTGGGTGTTTTCCTGGGCTGCGTGGGGATGGACGTGATCTCTGCAAAGCCTCGATTCACGTTGGGCCTGGGAATGCTCGAGGACGGCCTGGGCCTGGTCCCGGTCATCATGGGTCTGTATGGCATCGCTGAGGTCTTGTCCAACCTCGAATTTTCCTTGAAAGTCTCCGTTTTCTCTACAGCGATCCAAAAAATCTGGCCCACCCGCGATGATTTCCGCCGCTCGATCGGCCCCATCCTGCGCGGCACAGGACTTGGCTTTTTGGTGGGCACTCTTCCGGGCGGAGGCGCAGTTCTCTCGTCGTTTCTCTCGTACGGCATGGAGAAGAAGCTGGCCAAAGAGCCGGAGCGGTTCGGACAGGGTGCCATAGAAGGGGTAGCCGGGCCCGAAACCGCCAATAACGCGGCCACCGGTGGGGCGTTCATTCCTTTGTTCATTCTAGGATTGCCGTTCAACGTGGTCTCCGCGGTCCTGCTAGGGGCGATGATCATCTACGGTGTCCGTCCCGGGCCGATGCTCCTATCCACCGATCCGGGGCTCTTTTGGGGTGTGGTCTCCAGCATGTACATCGGCAACGTCATGTTGCTGGTGCTGAATCTCCCTCTGGTCGGCCTGTGGGTAAAGTTGCTCAAAATTCCGTACCAGTTTTTTTTCCCGCTGATCTGTCTGTTCTGCATGATCGGGGTCTTCAGCATCAATCAGAACATCCAGGAAATATACGTGATGCTGCTGTTCGGCGTAGTCGGTTACCTGCTGAGGAAGTTCGAGTACGACACCGCACCTCTCGTCCTGGCAATGGTGCTCGGTCCTTTGTACGAAAACGCCTTGCGGCAGTCCCTCATCATGTCCGACGGGTCGTACGCGATCTTTGTCAGCCGCCCGCTTTCGGCTGCTTGTCTAGTTTTCGCCGCTCTTCTCCTCATCGTTCCATACCTTCCGCGGATCAGTTTCTGGAGAAAGAAGGCGCTTGAGTTTGCTGAGGAAGATAGCTGA
- a CDS encoding ABC transporter substrate-binding protein: MKRYLVFAATVCFAIGFAFPHTLPAEDVIKIGTIFSRTGPLANLGLESWRGAELARLVQNEKGGLLGKKIEFVNGDAVDPTAAVGETERLCTVEKVPVILGSFASSIAFAASAKADQHKVVFWELGAVGDKITERGLKYVFRTCPTGSDLGREQLRFALNGIAPKIGKTKDTIRIASIYEDSAYGTPCAQGIRDLAKEMGVKLVADESYNHKTTDLSSLVMKVKAAAPDVILESSYENDAILFFRQAQELGLDVKMFIGSGGGMNLPGYQKALGNAIDNKVCNVGYPGYNLNPDYAKGIDKLAALYVKTFQKDPTSVFSVINYMGTMALWDVIERAGSTNPDAIVKAARETSIPGEATLLGYGIKFAPPESPNMGQNTLAHYFVTQWQDGNLYIVFPEAASSKGKSLVISK; encoded by the coding sequence ATGAAGAGATACCTTGTTTTTGCAGCCACCGTTTGTTTCGCCATAGGCTTTGCCTTTCCGCACACCTTGCCCGCGGAGGACGTAATCAAAATTGGCACCATCTTTTCACGGACCGGTCCTCTTGCCAACCTGGGCCTGGAAAGTTGGAGAGGTGCTGAACTGGCCCGGCTAGTTCAGAACGAGAAGGGCGGACTCCTTGGCAAAAAAATCGAGTTTGTAAACGGCGATGCCGTCGATCCGACGGCCGCCGTGGGGGAAACGGAAAGGTTATGCACCGTGGAGAAAGTCCCGGTCATCCTGGGCTCTTTTGCCAGCTCCATAGCCTTTGCCGCAAGCGCAAAGGCGGACCAGCACAAGGTAGTATTCTGGGAACTGGGGGCCGTGGGAGACAAGATTACGGAGAGAGGGCTGAAGTACGTCTTCCGCACTTGTCCTACGGGATCGGACCTGGGACGTGAGCAGCTCCGGTTTGCCCTGAACGGAATTGCGCCGAAGATCGGCAAGACAAAGGACACCATTCGCATTGCGAGCATCTATGAGGACTCTGCGTACGGCACTCCCTGCGCACAAGGCATCAGGGATCTGGCGAAGGAGATGGGCGTTAAGCTCGTGGCAGACGAATCGTACAATCACAAGACCACCGATTTGTCTTCCCTGGTCATGAAAGTCAAGGCGGCCGCTCCAGACGTGATCCTTGAATCCTCCTACGAGAACGACGCCATTCTGTTCTTTCGCCAGGCGCAGGAACTAGGTCTGGATGTCAAGATGTTCATCGGCTCGGGCGGCGGGATGAACCTTCCCGGGTACCAAAAAGCCCTGGGTAATGCCATCGACAATAAGGTCTGCAATGTGGGTTACCCCGGCTATAACCTCAACCCGGATTATGCCAAGGGGATCGACAAGCTTGCCGCTCTGTACGTCAAGACCTTCCAGAAGGATCCCACCAGCGTCTTCTCGGTAATCAACTACATGGGCACCATGGCGCTCTGGGATGTCATCGAAAGGGCCGGCTCGACCAATCCGGACGCCATAGTCAAGGCCGCCAGGGAAACCAGCATACCGGGAGAAGCCACTCTTCTGGGCTACGGAATCAAGTTCGCTCCCCCGGAGAGCCCGAACATGGGCCAGAACACGCTGGCTCACTACTTCGTGACCCAATGGCAGGATGGGAACCTCTATATCGTTTTTCCGGAAGCAGCATCATCTAAGGGAAAAAGTCTGGTGATATCGAAGTAA
- a CDS encoding AMP-binding protein has protein sequence MTELNVRELLEKQAERYANKVFLYFENEEISYRDFNDSVNRVANAFRKMGIKKGRMVALMLPNSPAFLYAWMALNKIGAIQVPVNTNFKENELAYVLQHSEAVGMVVHEDYYPVLGRIDPKDIPNIKHIVVDGKEHVPKSAVGFSEMFSESAELDHVSISERDPAVCIYTSGTTDKPKGVLNSHGNWILTGQAYAYTVGISEEDRVMTSNPLFHANAQAYATMGALSAGASLVLLRRFSASQILEQARQYQATKLVLVQAVTPWVWNRPRMENDWDNPVRTLVAGNVPAEIYWDFEKRFNLKIQTIYSLSESVMGIMGPREGTMERKPGGIGIPMEHPDPNIRNDVRIVDPDGAELSRGRQGEIVIRNPALLIGYFKDEQKTKDAMKDGWFHTGDIGYQDQDGYFFFVGREKEVLRRRGELISPTEIEAVINRHSAVAESAVIGVSSGLGAGEEEIKSYVRLNEGQTASYEEIVSWCADHLADFKVPRYMEFREDFPRSAIGRIQKNALKQEKGDLTKDCYDRLNPPASAAGKR, from the coding sequence GTGACTGAGCTGAATGTTCGTGAGCTGCTGGAAAAGCAGGCGGAGAGATACGCGAACAAGGTCTTTCTCTATTTCGAGAATGAGGAGATCAGTTACAGGGATTTCAACGACTCGGTCAATCGCGTGGCAAACGCTTTTAGGAAAATGGGCATAAAAAAGGGCCGGATGGTAGCGCTCATGCTGCCTAATTCGCCTGCGTTTCTCTACGCCTGGATGGCCCTCAACAAAATCGGCGCAATACAGGTCCCCGTCAATACCAATTTCAAGGAGAACGAACTGGCTTATGTCCTTCAGCATTCGGAAGCGGTCGGCATGGTTGTCCACGAGGATTACTATCCGGTCCTTGGCCGAATCGACCCGAAGGATATCCCGAATATCAAGCACATCGTTGTGGACGGGAAAGAGCATGTGCCCAAATCAGCGGTCGGTTTTTCGGAGATGTTCTCTGAATCGGCCGAACTGGACCATGTGTCGATTTCTGAAAGAGACCCCGCGGTCTGCATCTATACCTCCGGGACAACGGACAAGCCCAAGGGTGTGCTCAACTCTCACGGAAACTGGATACTAACCGGCCAGGCCTATGCATACACGGTCGGCATCTCGGAAGAAGACCGCGTGATGACGTCCAACCCCCTTTTTCATGCCAACGCACAGGCGTACGCAACCATGGGTGCCTTGTCCGCGGGTGCAAGCCTGGTTCTTCTCAGGCGCTTCAGTGCTTCGCAGATACTCGAACAGGCCCGGCAGTACCAGGCCACCAAACTTGTCCTGGTCCAGGCCGTAACTCCATGGGTCTGGAATCGCCCCCGCATGGAAAACGATTGGGACAATCCCGTCCGAACCCTGGTTGCCGGAAATGTGCCAGCGGAAATCTATTGGGATTTCGAAAAACGATTCAACCTGAAGATCCAGACGATCTATTCCCTGTCCGAATCGGTCATGGGCATCATGGGTCCGCGAGAAGGCACTATGGAGAGAAAGCCCGGCGGAATAGGAATCCCCATGGAGCACCCCGACCCGAACATCAGGAACGATGTCAGGATCGTGGACCCCGACGGAGCGGAACTTTCAAGAGGAAGACAAGGCGAGATCGTTATTCGCAACCCGGCCCTGTTGATCGGATATTTCAAGGACGAGCAAAAAACGAAGGACGCGATGAAGGACGGATGGTTCCATACAGGGGACATCGGTTATCAGGACCAGGACGGGTACTTCTTTTTTGTGGGAAGGGAAAAAGAGGTCCTTCGGAGAAGAGGAGAGCTTATCTCACCCACGGAGATCGAGGCCGTGATCAATAGACACTCGGCTGTGGCAGAGTCCGCGGTCATTGGGGTTTCCTCCGGTCTGGGGGCCGGAGAAGAGGAGATCAAGTCGTACGTGCGGCTGAACGAGGGGCAGACGGCTTCGTACGAAGAGATCGTCTCCTGGTGTGCCGATCACCTGGCCGATTTCAAGGTGCCCCGTTACATGGAATTCCGTGAAGATTTCCCGAGAAGCGCCATCGGCAGGATACAAAAGAACGCCCTGAAGCAGGAAAAAGGCGATCTCACCAAAGACTGCTACGACCGACTGAATCCGCCGGCCTCGGCAGCGGGCAAGCGGTGA
- a CDS encoding branched-chain amino acid ABC transporter permease → MILLQIIVNGILLGGIYALISIGLTLIFGVVRVINFAHGEFLMLSMYVAYFSYSLLGLNPYVSLIINVPLMFVLGVVTDQIIIRPLRNAPSYMQIFATVGLSIVLLNSALFFFTGDYQSINMPFAKKTLLLGGIAISYARLVIFFSALVVSVGLYLFLQKTDTGKQIRAIAQDRMAAQLMGINLNRLYMVTFGIGSALVAIAGGLIMPVYYVFPSVGVYFVLTAFVVVVLGGMGNMMGALIGGILIGVTDSLSGYYIDPSLKEVVYFIIFLIVLLVKPSGLMGMVGAEEMGMK, encoded by the coding sequence ATGATCCTCTTGCAAATCATAGTGAACGGCATTCTCCTGGGAGGCATTTATGCGCTTATCAGCATCGGCCTGACCCTTATCTTCGGTGTCGTGCGGGTGATCAACTTTGCACATGGGGAGTTTTTGATGCTTTCCATGTATGTGGCCTATTTCAGCTATTCCCTCCTCGGTCTGAATCCCTATGTTTCGCTGATAATCAACGTGCCTCTGATGTTCGTCCTAGGTGTCGTAACCGATCAGATCATCATACGGCCGCTGAGGAACGCCCCTTCGTATATGCAGATCTTTGCAACGGTCGGTTTATCTATTGTTCTGTTGAATTCGGCTCTGTTTTTCTTCACAGGCGATTATCAGAGCATCAATATGCCCTTTGCCAAGAAGACCCTGCTGCTCGGAGGCATTGCTATTAGTTACGCCAGGCTGGTCATCTTTTTTTCAGCGCTGGTCGTATCCGTGGGGCTTTACCTCTTCTTGCAGAAGACGGACACGGGAAAACAGATCCGGGCAATTGCCCAGGACCGAATGGCCGCTCAGTTGATGGGGATCAATCTGAATCGGCTTTATATGGTCACCTTTGGAATTGGAAGTGCGTTGGTGGCCATTGCCGGCGGGCTGATCATGCCCGTCTACTATGTCTTTCCGTCCGTAGGGGTCTATTTCGTTCTTACGGCCTTCGTGGTGGTTGTCCTCGGCGGGATGGGCAACATGATGGGTGCCCTGATCGGAGGAATCCTCATCGGCGTGACCGACTCTTTGAGCGGTTATTACATCGACCCCTCTTTGAAAGAAGTCGTTTACTTCATTATCTTCCTGATCGTCTTGCTGGTTAAGCCGTCAGGATTGATGGGAATGGTCGGCGCAGAAGAAATGGGGATGAAATAA
- a CDS encoding tripartite tricarboxylate transporter substrate binding protein, producing the protein MKRVLIIAGLLGLIAFVSMSWAADYPAKPITIEIGYPAGGSTDLVTRALATEAGKFLGQTIICNNTPGAAGNLVLGKIKNQKPDGYVLAAAPTANVYRIPHIQESPFKASDLVPICEYSQYQYGLAVRADSPWETWEEFVDYAKKNPRKIKYSTAGVGTGQHLGMEFVAKKNGIQWSMVPFKGGVEAAVAVLGGHVDAVSQTTEFKDHVLAGKMRMLLAWNPKRLLSFPDVPTAKEKGIDVQVTTGISLWAPHGISQEIVKKLAEAFRKAAQTDAFKQVCLKFDMPNDFLGPEEDAELIRTQDKFMGEFIKSLGIGIYAPK; encoded by the coding sequence ATGAAACGTGTTCTGATCATAGCCGGACTACTAGGGTTGATCGCCTTTGTGTCCATGAGCTGGGCGGCCGACTATCCGGCCAAGCCGATCACCATCGAGATCGGTTATCCCGCGGGCGGCTCTACTGACCTCGTAACCCGCGCCCTTGCCACCGAAGCGGGAAAATTCCTGGGGCAGACCATCATCTGCAACAACACACCCGGGGCCGCAGGAAACCTGGTTCTCGGGAAGATCAAGAACCAGAAGCCGGACGGCTATGTGCTCGCAGCCGCTCCCACGGCAAATGTCTACCGAATACCCCACATTCAGGAGTCGCCCTTCAAGGCGTCGGACCTTGTCCCGATCTGTGAGTATTCCCAGTACCAGTACGGCTTGGCGGTCCGAGCGGACTCGCCGTGGGAGACCTGGGAAGAGTTCGTCGATTACGCCAAGAAGAACCCTCGCAAGATCAAGTACTCCACGGCCGGCGTCGGCACGGGACAGCACCTGGGAATGGAGTTCGTTGCCAAGAAGAACGGCATCCAGTGGTCCATGGTACCGTTCAAGGGAGGCGTGGAGGCTGCCGTGGCGGTGTTGGGTGGCCACGTGGACGCGGTTTCGCAGACGACCGAGTTCAAGGACCACGTGCTCGCAGGCAAGATGCGGATGCTGCTTGCCTGGAACCCCAAGCGGCTCCTGAGTTTCCCGGATGTTCCTACCGCTAAGGAAAAAGGCATCGACGTCCAGGTGACCACCGGAATTAGCCTCTGGGCACCGCACGGTATTTCACAGGAAATAGTGAAGAAGCTGGCGGAAGCCTTCAGGAAAGCCGCCCAGACCGACGCTTTCAAGCAGGTGTGTTTGAAATTCGATATGCCCAACGACTTCCTTGGCCCTGAAGAGGACGCGGAACTTATCCGCACGCAGGACAAGTTCATGGGCGAGTTCATTAAGAGCCTGGGGATCGGGATCTACGCGCCGAAGTAA
- a CDS encoding SDR family oxidoreductase → MRFQGKAAIVTGGANGLGKSFAASLTAEGCSVLVADCEETSGEATAEELRSGGAACLFHRTDVTVKAEVIRMAERCLEAFGRIDILINDAGGSMGVPKVPIDQVDEADWDRVVALNLKGTFLCTQAVVPWMKKQQAGKIVNLSSITARVGGELTPVQYVASKGAISTFTRHVAQELGPYGICVNAVAPGIILSGPRLEKMWYERKTEDERRQYVQKIPLKRLGKISEVTDAVLFLCSEQSNYITGLTLDVNGGLFSV, encoded by the coding sequence ATGCGGTTTCAAGGCAAGGCAGCAATTGTGACCGGCGGTGCAAATGGCCTGGGAAAGAGCTTTGCCGCGTCGCTGACCGCCGAAGGCTGCTCAGTCCTCGTAGCAGACTGCGAAGAGACCTCCGGAGAAGCCACAGCGGAGGAGCTACGCAGCGGGGGAGCGGCATGCCTCTTTCACAGAACCGATGTTACCGTCAAGGCCGAAGTGATCCGGATGGCAGAACGTTGCTTGGAAGCCTTCGGCAGAATCGACATCCTGATCAACGATGCCGGGGGTAGCATGGGGGTCCCAAAGGTCCCCATCGACCAGGTGGACGAAGCGGACTGGGACCGGGTCGTTGCGCTGAACCTGAAAGGGACGTTCCTTTGCACTCAGGCGGTCGTGCCCTGGATGAAGAAGCAACAGGCAGGCAAGATCGTGAATCTCAGCTCGATAACCGCCCGGGTGGGAGGGGAACTCACTCCTGTTCAGTACGTGGCCTCCAAGGGCGCTATCTCAACTTTTACCAGGCACGTGGCGCAGGAACTGGGGCCGTACGGTATCTGCGTCAATGCCGTGGCCCCGGGGATCATACTGAGCGGACCTCGCCTGGAGAAGATGTGGTACGAGCGCAAAACCGAGGACGAAAGACGGCAGTACGTGCAGAAGATCCCGCTCAAACGGCTGGGAAAGATATCCGAAGTGACCGACGCGGTGCTGTTTCTGTGTTCGGAGCAATCCAATTACATTACAGGCCTCACGCTGGATGTAAACGGCGGGCTGTTCTCCGTATAA